CTCGACTGGTACGGCACGCACCTCGACTACGAGGAGAAGGGCCGCATGGAGATGGACACCTTCACCAACGTCTACCTCGGTCCCGAGGACGTCCACGAGGAGGGCGCGGTGCTCGAACTCACCTACAACCACGACGACAGCACCTACGAGCAGGGCGACGCGTGGGGGCACATCGCCGTCCGCGTCGACGACGTCTACGACGCCTACGAGGAGTTGATGGAGGGCGGCGTGGAGGACTACCGCGACCCCGACTCCTGCGGCGGGCGCTACGCCTTCGTGACGGATCCCGACGGTCACGAGATCGAGATCGTCCAGCGCGACCACGGCGCGCGCTGGAGCATCGACCACACGATGGTCCGCGTCGAGGACGCGGACGCCGCGATCGGCTGGTACGAGCGAAAGCTCGGGTTCGACCTGGTGCGTCGCGCCGAGATGGACGACTTCGCGCTCTACTTCGTCAAACCCGAGGGCGCGGCCGAGGAGGCCATGTCGATCGAACTCACCTACAACTACGACGGGCGGAGCTACGAGCAGGGCGACGCGTGGGGGCACTTCGCCGTGATGGTCGACGACCTCGAGGACGCCTGGGAGACGCTGATGGGACGCCACGCGGAGGACTACCGCGATCCCGAATCCTGCGATTACACCTACGCGTTCACCCGGACCAA
The Halomarina pelagica DNA segment above includes these coding regions:
- a CDS encoding VOC family protein; its protein translation is MGDFALDHTMMRVEDLDASLDWYGTHLDYEEKGRMEMDTFTNVYLGPEDVHEEGAVLELTYNHDDSTYEQGDAWGHIAVRVDDVYDAYEELMEGGVEDYRDPDSCGGRYAFVTDPDGHEIEIVQRDHGARWSIDHTMVRVEDADAAIGWYERKLGFDLVRRAEMDDFALYFVKPEGAAEEAMSIELTYNYDGRSYEQGDAWGHFAVMVDDLEDAWETLMGRHAEDYRDPESCDYTYAFTRTNDGHEVEVLDSWPDAVE